A single Pseudochaenichthys georgianus chromosome 10, fPseGeo1.2, whole genome shotgun sequence DNA region contains:
- the LOC117453338 gene encoding uncharacterized protein isoform X2, protein MGCLAGLGWFILLVAVVNIEAQNKPPIKINSKCLGNLLRVDVSRLGGSFLEVSVVINNSSIILTTSVSSQCGFTIKKDHQGNAVIYASIQNCFARNVDDKAFTTKLGLRLQSDNVVKDEFYLVEETCYYSPWAFREIICKPNYMEVSVKKPAPNDYNLPAYPYSDPQKAAEQPRDTGFRITKVVFFTPEERVMQVDEAQRNGYGISSTATRLVLRSPNPSRETYTKDVAGVPMTVLSTSIIFEKAKLTTQLYAGAACPQAQGGVFFTETSIRWFLPRRIDPMIHSKHFRLLEVNMGVDGRKLEATEMSARNYSLTLDDLYIIVEIPIGAAGCHIKSHALDGQYFTSYMIELMLELLWTEDDTNEDTRYKAFLPVETPRQLQPPQVIDATVPKEMMFKVLIGPVGFDVMLKNISSPSEVLSLADCIARGFQVFDQMSPNGCSKVYTVEVPFTDRVVGQRKEMGVTIYTLHLTFGFLVLPKYAPFTATAYLRAKLEDIAPPSVSGSCGDKNFYVIVKYGTKGFNFQTKMGKRMLTGSLAQQYGIMGNDTHFSLIVPFSATDATVEAVEMSSIKSRLDVTLRYPKTNTTIQVFSLACNFITKLIECFPNGTITAIAITLESVPSLNPRRLTLRNPACGPTYSNDQYAYFVFTANSCGTTRKFLPNMMLYENEISITDELELRKLSQSKEPEFELKVYCYYDINTNQAIGFNTRSRRSEPYADDARGEMQVEMRVALDDSYSVFQRVEDNPITKYLQQPLYFEVELMGSYNPKVSLELAYCWATLEEDKMSLPRWNLIVNGCANSTDPHPVIFHSVLPKGRVHYPSNVKRFEVPMFAFAEDKDNLNRQVFVHCEVVICDVRNPVDAACNVQCSDQDNMMKGQKLAVSDYPGFKHVTSGPIIIMSP, encoded by the exons ATGGGTTGTTTAGCTGGATTGGg GTGGTTCATTCTCCTTGTAGCAGTTGTTAACATTGAGGCACAAAATAAGCCCCCAATAA AGATCAACTCTAAATGCCTTGGAAACTTGCTGCGTGTGGATGTCAGTCGACTTGGAGGAAGTTTTCTTGAAGTGTCCGTTGTCATAA ACAACTCTTCAATAATCCTCACGACAAGTGTATCTTCTCAGTGTGGCTTCACCATCAAGAAAGACCACCAGGGAAACGCTGTGATTTATGCCTCCATCCAAAACTGTTTTGCTCGAAATGTG GACGATAAAGCATTCACAACAAAACTAGGTCTGCGGCTACAATCTGACAATGTGGTTAAAGACGAGTTTTACCTGGTGGAAGAAACTTGCTACTACTCTCCCTGGGCCTTCCGGGAAATTATCTGTAAACCCAACTACATGGAG GTGTCTGTGAAAAAACCAGCTCCAAATGATTATAACCTGCCTGCATACCCCTACTCGGATCCCCAAAAAGCTGCTGAG CAACCCAGGGACACAGGCTTCAGAATCACCAAAGTGGTGTTCTTCACTCCTGAGGAGAGGGTCATGCAGGTGGACGAAGCCCAGAGAAATGGTTATGGGATCTCAAGCACTGCTACCAGGCTGGTTCTGCGAAGCCCAAATCCTTCACGTGAAACATACACCAAGGAT GTAGCAGGTGTGCCGATGACTGTGCTCAGCACCTCGATTATATTTGAGAAGGCGAAGCTGACGACTCAACTTTATGCAGGAGCCGCTTGTCCTCAAGCTCAGG GTGGGGTTTTCTTTACTGAAACCTCAATCCGCTGGTTCCTGCCGAGGCGCATTGACCCTATGATTCACTCGAAACACTTCAGActgttggaggtgaacatgggCGTCGATGGGAGGAAGCTCGAAGCTACAGAGATGTCGGCCAGAAACTATTCCCTGACTCTTGATGACCTTTACATCATTGTTGAAATTCCTATTGGAGCTGCCGGTTGCCACATCAAG AGTCATGCCCTGGATGGTCAGTACTTCACTTCTTATATGATTGAGCTGATGCTTGAGTTGCTCTGGACTGAAGACGACACTAATGAGGACACGAGATACAAAGCTTTCCTCCCTGTCGAGACCCCCCGGCAGCTTCAACCTCCACAAGTCATTGACG CCACTGTTCCCAAGGAGATGATGTTTAAGGTGTTGATTGGGCCGGTGGGCTTTGATGTAATGCTAAAGAACATCAGCTCCCCCTCTGAGGTTCTATCCTTGGCCGACTGCATTGCCAGAGGCTTTCAAGTCTTTGACCAAATGTCCCCTAACGGCTGCTCCAAGGTCTATACTGTTGAAGTGCCCTTCACGGACCGTGTCGTAGGACAAAGG AAAGAAATGGGGGTTACAATTTACACTCTTCATCTGACCTTTGGCTTCCTGGTCCTGCCAAAGTATGCTCCATTTACTGCCACTGCTTATCTGAGAGCTAAACTGGAAGACATAG CTCCTCCCTCTGTCTCAGGTAGCTGTGGTGATAAGAATTTCTACGTCATCGTGAAATACGGGACCAAAGGATTCAACTTTCAGACCAAAATGGGAAAACGAATGCTGACCGGGAGCCTGGCTCAGCAGTACGGCATCATGGGCAACGACACACATTTCAGTTTGATTGTACCATTTTCTGCAACTGATGCTACGGTCGAG GCTGTTGAGATGTCATCCATCAAGAGCAGACTGGATGTGACTCTGAGATATCCGAAGACCAACACAACTATTCAAGTCTTCTCCTTGGCTTGCAACttcatcacaaagctgattg AGTGTTTCCCTAATGGGACCATTACGGCTATAGCTATAACCCTGGAGTCTGTTCCCAGTCTGAACCCCCGACGGCTCACCCTCAGAAACCCAGCCTGTGGCCCCACATACAGCAACGACCAGTACGCATATTTTGTCTTCACTGCAAACTCCTGTGGGACGACCAGAAAG TTTTTGCCCAatatgatgctgtatgagaatgaAATCTCCATCACAGATGAACTTGAATTGAGAAAGCTGTCACAGTCGAAGGAACCGGAGTTTGA GCTTAAGGTGTACTGTTACTATGACATCAACACAAACCAGGCTATTGGCTTCAACACCCGATCTCGCAGGAGTGAACCGTACGCTGACGATGCACGAGGCGAGATGCAGGTTGAAATGAGAGTTGCTTTGG ATGACTCCTACAGTGTGTTTCAGCGCGTTGAGGACAATCCCATCACAAAGTACCTACAACAGCCGCTGTATTTCGAGGTGGAACTGATGGGATCTTACAACCCTAAAGTATCTCTTGAGCTGGCATACTGCTGGGCGACGCTGGAGGAGGACAAGATGTCCCTCCCTCGATGGAACCTCATTGTTAACGG TTGTGCAAACTCAACGGACCCGCACCCAGTGATCTTCCACTCTGTTTTGCCTAAGGGCAGAGTTCATTATCCTTCCAACGTCAAGCGGTTTGAGGTCCCGATGTTTGCCTTTGCTGAAGACAAGGATAACTTGAACCGCCAG GTCTTTGTCCACTGTGAGGTGGTCATCTGTGATGTTAGAAATCCAGTGGATGCCGCTTGCAATGTGCAGTGTTCAGACCAGGACAACATGATGAAGG GTCAAAAACTTGCCGTTTCAGATTACCCTGGTTTCAAACACGTGACTTCAGGACCAATCATTATAATGAGCCCCTAA
- the LOC117453338 gene encoding uncharacterized protein isoform X1, whose protein sequence is MGCLAGLGWFILLVAVVNIEAQNKPPIKINSKCLGNLLRVDVSRLGGSFLEVSVVINNSSIILTTSVSSQCGFTIKKDHQGNAVIYASIQNCFARNVDDKAFTTKLGLRLQSDNVVKDEFYLVEETCYYSPWAFREIICKPNYMEVSVKKPAPNDYNLPAYPYSDPQKAAEQPRDTGFRITKVVFFTPEERVMQVDEAQRNGYGISSTATRLVLRSPNPSRETYTKDVAGVPMTVLSTSIIFEKAKLTTQLYAGAACPQAQGGVFFTETSIRWFLPRRIDPMIHSKHFRLLEVNMGVDGRKLEATEMSARNYSLTLDDLYIIVEIPIGAAGCHIKSHALDGQYFTSYMIELMLELLWTEDDTNEDTRYKAFLPVETPRQLQPPQVIDATVPKEMMFKVLIGPVGFDVMLKNISSPSEVLSLADCIARGFQVFDQMSPNGCSKVYTVEVPFTDRVVGQRKEMGVTIYTLHLTFGFLVLPKYAPFTATAYLRAKLEDIGLYPRIRGIHNKTSTVVSKYFPLFVAPPSVSGSCGDKNFYVIVKYGTKGFNFQTKMGKRMLTGSLAQQYGIMGNDTHFSLIVPFSATDATVEAVEMSSIKSRLDVTLRYPKTNTTIQVFSLACNFITKLIECFPNGTITAIAITLESVPSLNPRRLTLRNPACGPTYSNDQYAYFVFTANSCGTTRKFLPNMMLYENEISITDELELRKLSQSKEPEFELKVYCYYDINTNQAIGFNTRSRRSEPYADDARGEMQVEMRVALDDSYSVFQRVEDNPITKYLQQPLYFEVELMGSYNPKVSLELAYCWATLEEDKMSLPRWNLIVNGCANSTDPHPVIFHSVLPKGRVHYPSNVKRFEVPMFAFAEDKDNLNRQVFVHCEVVICDVRNPVDAACNVQCSDQDNMMKGQKLAVSDYPGFKHVTSGPIIIMSP, encoded by the exons ATGGGTTGTTTAGCTGGATTGGg GTGGTTCATTCTCCTTGTAGCAGTTGTTAACATTGAGGCACAAAATAAGCCCCCAATAA AGATCAACTCTAAATGCCTTGGAAACTTGCTGCGTGTGGATGTCAGTCGACTTGGAGGAAGTTTTCTTGAAGTGTCCGTTGTCATAA ACAACTCTTCAATAATCCTCACGACAAGTGTATCTTCTCAGTGTGGCTTCACCATCAAGAAAGACCACCAGGGAAACGCTGTGATTTATGCCTCCATCCAAAACTGTTTTGCTCGAAATGTG GACGATAAAGCATTCACAACAAAACTAGGTCTGCGGCTACAATCTGACAATGTGGTTAAAGACGAGTTTTACCTGGTGGAAGAAACTTGCTACTACTCTCCCTGGGCCTTCCGGGAAATTATCTGTAAACCCAACTACATGGAG GTGTCTGTGAAAAAACCAGCTCCAAATGATTATAACCTGCCTGCATACCCCTACTCGGATCCCCAAAAAGCTGCTGAG CAACCCAGGGACACAGGCTTCAGAATCACCAAAGTGGTGTTCTTCACTCCTGAGGAGAGGGTCATGCAGGTGGACGAAGCCCAGAGAAATGGTTATGGGATCTCAAGCACTGCTACCAGGCTGGTTCTGCGAAGCCCAAATCCTTCACGTGAAACATACACCAAGGAT GTAGCAGGTGTGCCGATGACTGTGCTCAGCACCTCGATTATATTTGAGAAGGCGAAGCTGACGACTCAACTTTATGCAGGAGCCGCTTGTCCTCAAGCTCAGG GTGGGGTTTTCTTTACTGAAACCTCAATCCGCTGGTTCCTGCCGAGGCGCATTGACCCTATGATTCACTCGAAACACTTCAGActgttggaggtgaacatgggCGTCGATGGGAGGAAGCTCGAAGCTACAGAGATGTCGGCCAGAAACTATTCCCTGACTCTTGATGACCTTTACATCATTGTTGAAATTCCTATTGGAGCTGCCGGTTGCCACATCAAG AGTCATGCCCTGGATGGTCAGTACTTCACTTCTTATATGATTGAGCTGATGCTTGAGTTGCTCTGGACTGAAGACGACACTAATGAGGACACGAGATACAAAGCTTTCCTCCCTGTCGAGACCCCCCGGCAGCTTCAACCTCCACAAGTCATTGACG CCACTGTTCCCAAGGAGATGATGTTTAAGGTGTTGATTGGGCCGGTGGGCTTTGATGTAATGCTAAAGAACATCAGCTCCCCCTCTGAGGTTCTATCCTTGGCCGACTGCATTGCCAGAGGCTTTCAAGTCTTTGACCAAATGTCCCCTAACGGCTGCTCCAAGGTCTATACTGTTGAAGTGCCCTTCACGGACCGTGTCGTAGGACAAAGG AAAGAAATGGGGGTTACAATTTACACTCTTCATCTGACCTTTGGCTTCCTGGTCCTGCCAAAGTATGCTCCATTTACTGCCACTGCTTATCTGAGAGCTAAACTGGAAGACATAGGTCTGTACCCAAGGATAAGAGGAATTCATAACAAAACGAGCACAGTTGTTTCAAAGTATTTTCCTCTCTTTGTAGCTCCTCCCTCTGTCTCAGGTAGCTGTGGTGATAAGAATTTCTACGTCATCGTGAAATACGGGACCAAAGGATTCAACTTTCAGACCAAAATGGGAAAACGAATGCTGACCGGGAGCCTGGCTCAGCAGTACGGCATCATGGGCAACGACACACATTTCAGTTTGATTGTACCATTTTCTGCAACTGATGCTACGGTCGAG GCTGTTGAGATGTCATCCATCAAGAGCAGACTGGATGTGACTCTGAGATATCCGAAGACCAACACAACTATTCAAGTCTTCTCCTTGGCTTGCAACttcatcacaaagctgattg AGTGTTTCCCTAATGGGACCATTACGGCTATAGCTATAACCCTGGAGTCTGTTCCCAGTCTGAACCCCCGACGGCTCACCCTCAGAAACCCAGCCTGTGGCCCCACATACAGCAACGACCAGTACGCATATTTTGTCTTCACTGCAAACTCCTGTGGGACGACCAGAAAG TTTTTGCCCAatatgatgctgtatgagaatgaAATCTCCATCACAGATGAACTTGAATTGAGAAAGCTGTCACAGTCGAAGGAACCGGAGTTTGA GCTTAAGGTGTACTGTTACTATGACATCAACACAAACCAGGCTATTGGCTTCAACACCCGATCTCGCAGGAGTGAACCGTACGCTGACGATGCACGAGGCGAGATGCAGGTTGAAATGAGAGTTGCTTTGG ATGACTCCTACAGTGTGTTTCAGCGCGTTGAGGACAATCCCATCACAAAGTACCTACAACAGCCGCTGTATTTCGAGGTGGAACTGATGGGATCTTACAACCCTAAAGTATCTCTTGAGCTGGCATACTGCTGGGCGACGCTGGAGGAGGACAAGATGTCCCTCCCTCGATGGAACCTCATTGTTAACGG TTGTGCAAACTCAACGGACCCGCACCCAGTGATCTTCCACTCTGTTTTGCCTAAGGGCAGAGTTCATTATCCTTCCAACGTCAAGCGGTTTGAGGTCCCGATGTTTGCCTTTGCTGAAGACAAGGATAACTTGAACCGCCAG GTCTTTGTCCACTGTGAGGTGGTCATCTGTGATGTTAGAAATCCAGTGGATGCCGCTTGCAATGTGCAGTGTTCAGACCAGGACAACATGATGAAGG GTCAAAAACTTGCCGTTTCAGATTACCCTGGTTTCAAACACGTGACTTCAGGACCAATCATTATAATGAGCCCCTAA